A section of the Capra hircus breed San Clemente chromosome 23, ASM170441v1, whole genome shotgun sequence genome encodes:
- the LOC102181083 gene encoding histone H2B type 1, whose translation MPEPAKSAPAPKKGSKKAVTKAQKKDGKKRKRSRKESYSVYVYKVLKQVHPDTGISSKAMGIMNSFVNDIFERIAGEASRLAHYNKRSTITSREIQTAVRLLLPGELAKHAVSEGTKAVTKYTSSK comes from the coding sequence ATGCCGGAACCAGCCAAGTCCGCACCGGCCCCTAAGAAGGGCTCCAAAAAGGCGGTGACCAAGGCGCAGAAGAAGGACGGCAAGAAGCGCAAGCGCAGCCGCAAGGAGAGCTACTCCGTGTACGTGTACAAGGTGCTGAAGCAGGTCCACCCCGACACGGGCATCTCGTCCAAGGCCATGGGCATCATGAATTCGTTCGTGAATGATATTTTCGAGCGCATCGCTGGCGAGGCATCGCGCCTGGCCCATTACAACAAGCGTTCAACCATCACATCCAGGGAGATCCAGACCGCCGTTCGCCTGCTGTTGCCCGGGGAGCTGGCCAAGCACGCCGTGTCGGAGGGTACCAAGGCTGTCACCAAGTACACAAGCTCCAAGTAG
- the LOC106503503 gene encoding histone H4, producing the protein MSGRGKGGKGLGKGGAKRHRKVLRDNIQGITKPAIRRLARRGGVKRISGLIYEETRGVLKVFLENVIRDAVTYTEHAKRKTVTAMDVVYALKRQGRTLYGFGG; encoded by the coding sequence ATGTCTGGTCGCGGTAAAGGCGGAAAAGGGCTCGGGAAAGGTGGTGCTAAGCGCCATCGTAAAGTTCTGCGAGATAATATCCAGGGTATCACTAAGCCAGCCATTCGTCGCCTGGCCCGTCGTGGTGGTGTTAAACGGATTTCTGGGCTCATCTATGAGGAGACTCGCGGGGTGCTAAAGGTGTTCCTGGAGAACGTGATCCGGGACGCGGTCACCTACACCGAGCACGCCAAGCGCAAAACTGTCACCGCCATGGATGTGGTCTACGCGCTCAAGCGCCAGGGACGCACTCTCTACGGCTTCGGCGGCTAA